A region of the Myxococcus stipitatus DSM 14675 genome:
CCGGTCAGAGGAAGCCAGTTCTTGCGGGTGCGGAGGATGTTGAGGCGGGAGAAGAACTCCCGGGCAATGGCCCGGGCCGTCGGAACATGCAGCTGTCCGTTCTTCTCGTAGCCGTAGCTCGGAGGATCGAGGACGCGGTCGAGAAATGACATGAAGAGCCTTCGCGGGCGGAGGGCGTGAAAACGTCGTGGCGTTGGTGCTGAAACTCCGGGCGCCGCGCGAAGTGCTACCGAGAACAATATATCCCGCGGAACGGTGGGGGTCCAGGTCCCACCCCCCGCTGCTCCACCCCCAGGGGCCAGTCACGTATGTGTATGACTGGACCTCAGGGGTTCTGGATTGAAAACGATAATGAGTATTATTATTGAAATGTGATTTGATGCAGGAGGTCGTACATGGCGGTTCCAGAGGAAGGGCCGAAGCCACCTCCCCCAGGTCTGGCGGGGCTGTTCCGGCTGTTGGGTCTGCAGGGGCCGCTGGTGGGGTTGTCGGCACTCAGTGCCTCGGTGGCGGCGGCGTTGGGGCTGGTGCCCTTCTTCATCGTCTCGCGCATGGCGACGGCCATCTACGCGGAGCCTGCCCGCCTGGAGGAGGTCCGGGCCCTGGCGCTGGTGGCCGTGGGCGCGTTGCTGCTCCGGTACACGTTCGTCGCGGGCGCGACGGTGCTCGCGCACGTCGCCGCGTTCCGCATCCTCCATGACCTGCGCCTGCGAATCGCTCACAAGCTGGGCGCGGTGCCGCTGTCGTTCTTCAGCCGCCGGACGACGGGCTCGCTCAAGGCGACGCTGATGGACGACGTGAACCAGGTGGAGTCGTTCGTCGCCCACAACTTCCCGGACGCGGTGGCCGCGGTGGTCGTCCCGCTCTCCACCGCCCTCGCGTTGGTGTGGGTGGACTGGCGGATGGCGGTGGCCAGCATCATCGTGGCCCCGTTCGCGGTGGGGGCCATGGCGTACACGATGCGCAACGGCGCCGACGCCCATGTGCAGTGGAATGCGATTCAGCACCGCATGAACTCGGCGCTGCTCGAGTACATCCGGGGCATCAAGGTCATCAAGACCTTCGGCCTGTCCGCCTCCCGGTTCGGCGAGCTGTCGCGCTCCATCCAGGAAGGGCTCCAGTGGATGGAGGGCTTCATGCGCACCAACGGACGCGGCTACGGCGCGTTCGGCGCGCTCATCGGCTCCAGCCTGGTCTTCCTCGTGCCCGCGGGGGGCTGGCTCTATTCGAAGGGGGAGCTGTCGCTGGAGGAACTGGTGTTGTTCCTGGTGCTGGGCCCCCAGCTCCTGATGTCCATGATGCGGCTGATGTTCGCGTGGGGGAACGTCGAGAAGGTCCAGGTGGGCAACGCGCGCATCCGTGAGCTCCTGCTCACCCCGGACCTGGAGGAGCGCGCGGGCACCCAGGCGCCCGCCCACGACGGCCTCTCCTTCCGGCAGGTGGACTTCCGCTATGACGCGGCCGGACCGGACGTGCTGCGCCAGGTCACGTTCGATGCGCCCGCGGGCAAGGTCACCGCGCTCGTGGGCCCGTCGGGCGCGGGCAAGTCGACGCTCGTGAAGCTGGTGCCCCGGCTGTGGGAGGCGACGGGGGGCGTGGTGGCGCTGGGCGACGTGGACGTGCGCGAGCTGCCCCTCGAGCAGCTGCTGTCGCGGGTCTCCATGGTGTTCCAGGACGTGTTCCTCTTCCACGGCACCGTCCGCGACAACCTGCGCCTGGGCAGGGCGGACGCCACGGAGGCGCAGCTGGAGGCGGCGTGCCGCGCCGCGCGGGCCCATGACTTCATCCGCGCGCTGCCGCAGGGCTACGACACGATGCTCGGCGAGCGAGGCGCCCGGCTCTCCGGGGGCGAGAAGCAGCGGCTGTCCATCGCCCGCGCGCTGCTGAAGGACGCGCCGGTGCTCCTGCTCGACGAGGCCACCGCGTTCGCGGACCCGGAGAACGAGGCGCGCATCCAGGAGGCGCTGTCGGAGCTGTGCGAGGGCCGGACGGTGGTGGTGGTGGCCCATCGGCTGTCGACCATCGCCACCGCGGACCACATCGTCGTGCTGGAGGGCGGCGAGGTGCGGGACCAGGGCACGCACGACGTGCTGCTGTCCCGCTGCGCGCTCTACCAGCGCCTGTGGGCAAGCCATTCGGATGCACAGGACTGGACGCTGGGAGGCGCGGCTCTGCCTGCGCCTGGCGGAATGGAGGTGGCGTCATGATGGGGGAGCTCTTCTCGCTGGGCGAGCGCCTCGCGGGCCGCAAGGAGGCGCGGCTGCGCCGAGGGTTCGTCTTCGCCTTCTTCGAAGCGCTGGCGACGGCCATTCCCTATGCCCTGGTCCTCGTCTTCGTCCGCTCGGCGCTGGAGCGCGGGCTGACCTTGACGATGACCGCCTGGGTGACGGCGGGCATCCTGCTCTCCGTGGTGCTGCGCCTGGTGTGCTCGCGCGTGGCGATGTCGGACATCTTCATCGCGGCGCACGCGCTGATGGGACAGGCGCGCCTGCGCGCGGCGGACCACCTGCGGCGGCTGCCCATGGGGTTCTTCACCCAGCGCAGGGGAGGGGAGCTCGCGGGCATCATCACGACGGACCTCGCGCTCGTCGAAGACATCTGGTCTCACATCACGGGCGTCTTCGCCGCGACCTTCGCGCTGCCCATGCTGGTGGGCGTGGGGCTCTGCTTCCTGGACCTGCGCCTGGGGCTGGCCATCTTCGCGGTGCTGCCCCTGGCCCTCGTCGTCCTGGTGGCCACCACGCCCATCTTCGTGCGGGAGATCACGGCGGTGCTCGAGGCCACGGCGGACGTGAATGCGCGCATCGTCGAGTACGTGCAGGGCATCGCCGTGCTCCGGGCCTTTGGCCGCCACGGCGAGGTCTACCAGCGCTTCGTCCGGTCGATGGAGACGCTTCGCGACGCACTCATCCGCGCGGAGGTGACGCCGTCGCCCCTGCTGTCCGTGTTCGGCTTCCTGGTGGAGGCGGGCTTCGTCGTCGTGGCCTTCGTGGGCAGCCTGCTGGCCTTCGACGGGAGCCTGGCGCCGGGGACGCTCCTGGTCTTCCTGGTCGTGAGCGTGGGCGTGACACGTCAGGTCGCCGAGCTGGGGGTGGCGCTCCTGATGCTGCGCGGCTCCCAGCGCGCGCTGGAGCGGGTGGACCGGCTCATGGCGGAGCCACCGCTGAGCGAGCCCTCGACGCCGGCCTCACCGGGCGCTCGCTTCGACGTGGCGGTGGAGGGCGTCTCCTTCGCCTATGAAGGCGAGCGGGTGCTCAAGGACGTCTCCGTCGCATTTCCCGAACGTTCGCTCAGCGCGATTGTCGGCGCCTCGGGCTCGGGCAAGTCGACGCTGGTGCACCTGGTCGCGCGGCTGTGGGACATCCCCCGAGGACAAGGCGCCATCCGCGTGGGCGGCGTCGACATCCGGGACATCCCCTTCGAGGAGCTCCACCGACACCTCTCGATGGTCTTCCAGGACGTCGTCCTCTTCTCCGGGACGGTGCTCGACAACCTCCGCGTGGGCCGGCCAGACGCCACCCGCGAGGAGGTGGAGCGGGCCGCTCGTGCAGCCAGGGCGCACGAGTTCATCCAGAAGCTTCCCCAGGGCTACGACACCGTGCTCTCCGAGGACGGCGGCTCGCTGTCGGGCGGAGAGCGGCAGCGGCTGTCCATCGCGCGGGCCATCCTCAAGGATGCCCCCATCATCCTGCTGGACGAGGCCACGTCCTCGGTCGATGCCTCCGCGGAGGCGGAGATTCAGCGCGCCATCGACGAGCTCGTTCGCCACAAGACGGTCGTCGTCATCGCCCACCGCCTGCGGACCGTGCGCCGCGCCCACCAGATTGTCGTCCTGGACCAGGGGCGCTTGGCCGAGCGCGGCACGCACGATGAGTTGCTGAAGCGCGACGGCCTGTATGCCTCGCTCTGGCGTGAGCAGGAGCGTGCCAAGGGCTGGCACCTGGGCGCCCGCGAGCGCGGAGCCGGGCCGCTCCCCTCGAAAGAAATCAGGGGTCTCGATTTGTAAGAAACAACCCGGGCCCCTGGGGCGATAACTCCTGCATAGGTCGTTGCCGCCAATTCCAGAGAGGTTCACCCCATGGGTCTCGGTATCCCCAGCTTCAGCGATGTGAAGCGGAAGGTGACGTCGACTGTCAACGAGGTGAAGGACACCGTCGTCGACAAGGCGCAGGACGTGAAGAAGGCCGTCGTGGACACCACGAAGGACGTCTTCGAGGACGTGAAGCACAACCCCGTCACGGACACGCTCAAGAAGGCCGTGACGGACCCGGGGGACCTGGCCCGCGACGCCCTCCAGGGCGGCCTGCGCGTGGCCTACCACGGCGCCACCTCGCTGCTGCCCGACGGCGCGGCGAACAAGCTGGTGAAGGCCGCCGAGGTCGGCGTGGACGCGCTGGCGAAGACGTCCGAGCTGATCGCCGGCAAGGACTCCTCCCTCACGCAGGGCCTGAAGACGCTGGGCAAGGTGGACCTGGAGGGCATCACCCGCACCACGGACCCGCAGACGGGGCAGAAGCTCAAGGGCGACTGGCCGAAGCTGTGGGGCACCTGGCTGCTGGAGGAGAAGCCCAAGGACCTGGGCACCTGGGACAAGACGTCCGACGGCACCGACCGCGTCACCGTCAGCAACAACGCGTACACGGATGACCTGGCGGGCCGCCCCCACCAGCAGCAGGTGACGGAAGAGTTCTTCAAGATGTACCCGAACCCGAAGCCGGGTGACACGTTCCCTCCCAAGGGCGCCAGCAAGGAAGTGACGGACAAGGCGCTCTACGTGTTCGCGGGTCCCGACACCGCGGAGAACAGCAAGAACAAGCACACGTCGCTGGAGTGGTTCATCGGCTCGTACCGCACCGAGGTGAAGTGCACCGGCATCGACGAGAAGACGGGCAAGCCCAACCTCAGCTACGAGGTGGTCAACAACTCGCACTTCGAGTCGGGCACGCGGGTTCCCGCCACCTTCCAGGACAAGGGCCTGCCCCCGTCGCTCGTGGATGACCGCAAGCGCGAGCAGGGCGTGGGCATCGGCGGCGACTGGATTCAGCGCTACACCTGGACGAACAACGGCGTGGACAACCCCAACAAGTAATCCCTGCTCACGCCGCTGACTCGAGGCCCGGTGGTCGCCCCGCGCGACCCCGGGCCTTCGTGTTTCAGCGGGTGTCGCTGATTCCCAGACATCAGGAAACAATTTCTCACGTTCTCCGATGATTCATCATCCCCCTACCCCCTGAGGCGATGTCATGGCCGGAATCGCATCCATCCAGCGCAACGCAGCCGAGGCTGCCCGTCGTCGCATCGAAGCCGCGAAGGTCGTCACCGAGAAGGCGGTCGACAAGGTGAAGGGCGCGGTGGAGAGGCCCGTCCAGACGCTGTCTGCCTTCGAGGGGCCGAAGAAGCTGGGCGCGGAGAAGCTCACGGGGGAGAAGACGCAGGCCGTCGCGGGCGCGCTGGACGGCGCCCCCGCGGACCCGAAGGCCCGCGCGGGGTGGTGGAAGGGCTTGTCCCCGACGGAGCAGATGCAGGCCATCAGCGCGGACCCCAAGAAGGTCGGCTCCATGGATGGACTGCCGGCCTCCGTGCGCGACAGCGCCAACCGCGTGCAGTTGAAGAACGAAGTCACCCAGCTCAACGCCGAGGCGAAGCAGGCCAAGGCGGACTATCTGGACAACATGTCGCTGGGGGACAAGCTCCGGGATGCGCTGCGCCCGGGCAGCGCCAAGGACGACCCGCCCGAGAAGTTCCTCTCCAAGGAGAAGCAGCACCAGTTGGAGAACGCGAACGCGGTCCAGAAGCAGCTGGACCGCACGGCGAAGGAAGCGGGCTCCGCGCAGCTGCTCGTCTATGACTCCGCCTTCGTGAAGGGCGAGGGCCGCGCGGCCATCGTCGCGGGCAACCTGGACACCGCGAAGCATGTGTCCGTCAGCGTGCCGGGGCTGAACTCGGACGTCCGGGGCTACATGGACAACATCACCAGCGACGCGCTGCGGCTCCACAAGGCCGCGGGCACGCAGCGCGGTGAGGTCGCCACTGTCGCCTGGATGGGCTACGACGCGCCGGGCTTCCAGAACGTGGCCTCCGACAACGCCGCGGAGAATGGCGCGAAGCTGCTGGCCTCGGACGTGGCCGGCATCCGCGCCAGCCGTGAGGGCAACCAGCCGCATGTGACAGTGATTGGCCACAGCTACGGCAGCACCACGGCCTCCATCGCGGCGGACAAGAACAACCTCCAGGCGGACGACCTGGTCCTCATCGGCAGCCCGGGCGCGGGCAGCGCGAAGTCCGTGAAGGACTACGAGCCCCAGCTCTCCAACGGCCATGTCTGGTCGGGCTCGGCCAGCCGGGATGTCGTCTCGTGGCTGAACGGCAGCAACCTGCCCGGAGACCCGCTGGGCCAGGACCCGAGCGAGAACAAGTTCGGCGCGAAGCGCTTCACCGCGGAGGCCGCGGACCGGGGCGACAAGAGCAACATGGGAGACCACTCGAAGTATTACAACGAGGGCTCCGAGTCCCTGGAGAACCTGGCCGACATCGTCACCGGGAACTACGGCGGCGTGGACCGCGCCGAGCACCGCTACGGCAAGCACGACTGGTTCAAGGGCAACCGGGTCATCGACCCCGAGGGCAACCGCGCCGTCTCCTGAGCGGGTGCGCTAGCCGAACCGCTCGCGCAGCGCCGCCGCGTGGCTTCGGCTCAGCGGCAGCGGCTCCTCGAGTCCCCGCACGAAGACCTCACCGCCTCCACTCAGGCTCTTGTCCACGCGCTCGACGAAGGACAGGTTGACCAGCGCGGAGCGGTGCAGGCGCGCGAAGGTCCGCTCCGGGAGCCGCTGCTCCCAGTCCTTCAGGGGGCGCGGCGACAGGCTGTGTCTGCCCTCCGCGGTGACGAGCTCCACGTAGTCCCCGGCGCCTCGCAGGCACACGATGTGGTCCACCCGCACGAAGCGCGACTTCGCGCCGTCCTCGAGGAACAGCAGGTCGCTCTCCGCCAGCTTGTGGCGGCTCACGGACTGCGCGGGCGCGGACTTGCCGGACTCCTTCTCCGCGAGCCGGGCGAGCGTCCGCGCGAGCCGGTCGGGATGCACGGGCTTGAGCAGGTAGTCCAGCGCGTTGACCTCGAACGCGCGCAGGGCATGCGCGTCGTAGGCCGTCACGAAGATGACCTCGAACGGGTGCTCGGGGAGGCGGGCGAGCAGGTCGAAGCCGCCCTCGCCTGGCATCTGCACGTCGAGGAAGAGGAGCTGGGGCTGGAGCTCCTCGATGCGCGAGAGCGCGGACGCCACGCTGTCGGCCTCACCCACCACCTTCACGTGAGGGAAGGGCGCCAGCAGCTCACGCAGCTCGGTCCGGGCCAGGCGCTCGTCATCCACCAGCAGGGCTCGCAGCGGCGCGCTCACGCGGCCTCCGTGGAGAGGACAGGCGTCCACTCCATGGCGGGGAGCTCGACCACGGTGTGCACCCAGCCGTCGGACTCCGAGGACTCCAGCCTGGCGCGCTCCGCGAAGAGCTGGGCCAGCCGCTCGCGCACGTTGCGCAGGCCCGTGCCCGTGCCCTGGGGCCCGAGCTCTCGCGTGCGCGGCGCCCACGTGCCCGTGTTGTCCACCTGGATGCGCAGCAAGTCCTGCTCCCGCGTGACGTGGATGCGCACCCGCACCGGCAGAATCCCGGACGCCAGGCCGTGCTTCACCGCGTTGTCCACCAGCGGCTGGATGAGGAAGGCGGGCACGGTGAGCCGCTCCGTGCCCGGCATCACCGACAGGCTCACGTCCAGCTTCTCCTCGAAGCGCACCGATTCGATGCTCAGGTAGCTGCGCACCATGGACAGCTCCTCCTCCAGCGGGACATGCGGAAAGTCCCCCTTCTGGAGCGAGAAGCGCAGGAAGTCCGCCATCTCCGTCACCATGCGCCGGGCGCGCACCGGGTCCTCGCCGATGAGGGCGCGCACGGAGGTGAGCGCGTTGAAGAGGAAGTGCGGGTGCATCTGGTGCCGCAGCGAGGCGAGCCGTGCTTCCTGCGCGAGGGTGTCCGCCCGGAGTGCCCGCTCCCGCTCGCTCTGCCACGCCCGGGCGTGCTTGATGCCGAAGTACAGCCCGCTCCAACCCAGGAGCGTCACCGCGTAGTCGAGCGCCAGCCTGGGGAACTGCATGCGGTTCCCCACCCAGCTGTACTGCGGGTACAGCAAGACCGCCCACACCTCAGCCAGGGCCACCCAGACCATGCCCACCAGGGCGCTGGTGGCCATGGCCCAGACGGCCTGCCGCTGGAACGTGCCCGGAAACAGCCGCTGATACGCCAGCCGCATCACGCTGGTGAGGCCCAGGCCGAACACCGCGCGGATGCCCTTGGCCATCACCAGGGGCAGCGCCTTGCCTTCGCCCATGTGCATGGGAAGGAAGGTGATGATGAGCAGGACGGCGTAGAGGCCCCAGCCCCCGAATTGGAGGGTCCAGAAGGTGGGCGAGCGGGCTGGGCGGGGATTCATGGCGCGAACCTACCAGAGTGGACGTGGCGCCCGGTCCTCGGGTCCTCAGCTCTTCAGCATCGAGCGGAGCAGGGTGCCGAACGTGCGCATCTCCTCCACGGTGCCCAGGGTCAGCCGGAGCGCGGAGACCTCCGGGGAGATGGCTTCACGCGGGTTCATGCGCAGGTGGATGCCGTGGGGCGCGAAGCGAGCAGGCAGGTCGAGCTGCTTCGCGTTCAGCGCAATCCAGAGGAAGTTGGCGTGGCCGGGGACGTACTTCAGGCCCACCTCGTCCAGCGCGGCCGTGGTGACCTTCCGGGCCTCGCCGTTGAGCTTGCGCATGCGCGTGACGAAGGCCGTATCCTGGAGGCTGGCGATGGCCGCCACGGTGGAGACGGAGCTGAGCAGGGACCCGCGCATCGCGTGCAACTGCTTGATGAGCGCGGGCTGTCCCAGCGCATACCCCACGCGCATGCCCGCGAGGCCGTAGACCTTGGAGAACGAGCGGGTGATGAGGACGTTCTTCCCCGCGCGCACCAGGTCCACCATGGACTGGCTGGAAGGCGACTCCAGGTAGTGGATGTAGACCTCGTCCACCAGCACGGTGGCCCGGGGGGAGACCTTGTCGCAGAAGGCGCGCAGCTTCGCGGGGTCCACGATGGTGCCCGTGGGGTTGCTGGGGTTGCACACGGACACCAACCGGGTGTTCGTGCCCACGCGCGCCTCCATGGCGTCCAGGTCGTGCGCCATGGAGGCATCGAGCGGGACGCTCTCCACCTTGCCGCCGGCTCGCGCGGCGAAGGTGGGGAGGACGTCGTAGACCCGCTCCGAGCACACGACGCCCCCGCCGCCCGCGGAGAAATTGTTCGCGATGAGCGCCAGGGCCTCGAAGGCGCCGGCGGTGAGCACCACGTGCTCCGGCGTCACGCCCTCCTGCTCGGCGATGAGCCGCTTCAGCGTCTCGATGCTGTCCATGGACGCGTAGCGGCTGGCCAGGTGGAGCGACTCGCGCATCGCGCGCAGGGCGCCCTCGCAGGGCCCATAGCGGTTCTCGTTGGAGAAGAGCCGGACGGGGTCCTCGCTCGGCGGTCGGCGTGAGGTGGACGCGGCGAGTGAGAGCTCCGGCCGGAGCGCGAGTCCTGCGGTGGTGGCGGCGGCGCCCGCGAGGAGGGCCCGGCGGGTGGGAAGGAAGTGGGACACGGCGATTCTCCCTGCGCTGGAGGGGTGAGTGGCTCAGCGGGGAGGAGACTAAGGGTGGGGCGGGACCTGGCCCGGACCTCTTCTGTGAATGCACGCCGGGGACCGGCGAACGGTCCCCGGGTCCGGTGAACGGCGGTGAAGGACTCCGGCCCCTTTCGTTCGAGTCACGGGCGGGCTCAAAGACAAGCAGGGAGGCGTGACTCGGGGCCGGCTCAGGCCTGGTTGATGCGAATCATGTTTCCGGCGGGGTCTCGCACGGCGCAGTCCCGGACACCCCAGGGCTGGTCCTTGGGCTCCTGCACGATGTCCACCTTCGCGGCGCGCAGCTTGTCGAACGTCGCCTCCAGGTTGCTGCTGCTGAAGATGACGC
Encoded here:
- a CDS encoding ABC transporter ATP-binding protein translates to MAVPEEGPKPPPPGLAGLFRLLGLQGPLVGLSALSASVAAALGLVPFFIVSRMATAIYAEPARLEEVRALALVAVGALLLRYTFVAGATVLAHVAAFRILHDLRLRIAHKLGAVPLSFFSRRTTGSLKATLMDDVNQVESFVAHNFPDAVAAVVVPLSTALALVWVDWRMAVASIIVAPFAVGAMAYTMRNGADAHVQWNAIQHRMNSALLEYIRGIKVIKTFGLSASRFGELSRSIQEGLQWMEGFMRTNGRGYGAFGALIGSSLVFLVPAGGWLYSKGELSLEELVLFLVLGPQLLMSMMRLMFAWGNVEKVQVGNARIRELLLTPDLEERAGTQAPAHDGLSFRQVDFRYDAAGPDVLRQVTFDAPAGKVTALVGPSGAGKSTLVKLVPRLWEATGGVVALGDVDVRELPLEQLLSRVSMVFQDVFLFHGTVRDNLRLGRADATEAQLEAACRAARAHDFIRALPQGYDTMLGERGARLSGGEKQRLSIARALLKDAPVLLLDEATAFADPENEARIQEALSELCEGRTVVVVAHRLSTIATADHIVVLEGGEVRDQGTHDVLLSRCALYQRLWASHSDAQDWTLGGAALPAPGGMEVAS
- a CDS encoding ABC transporter ATP-binding protein gives rise to the protein MMGELFSLGERLAGRKEARLRRGFVFAFFEALATAIPYALVLVFVRSALERGLTLTMTAWVTAGILLSVVLRLVCSRVAMSDIFIAAHALMGQARLRAADHLRRLPMGFFTQRRGGELAGIITTDLALVEDIWSHITGVFAATFALPMLVGVGLCFLDLRLGLAIFAVLPLALVVLVATTPIFVREITAVLEATADVNARIVEYVQGIAVLRAFGRHGEVYQRFVRSMETLRDALIRAEVTPSPLLSVFGFLVEAGFVVVAFVGSLLAFDGSLAPGTLLVFLVVSVGVTRQVAELGVALLMLRGSQRALERVDRLMAEPPLSEPSTPASPGARFDVAVEGVSFAYEGERVLKDVSVAFPERSLSAIVGASGSGKSTLVHLVARLWDIPRGQGAIRVGGVDIRDIPFEELHRHLSMVFQDVVLFSGTVLDNLRVGRPDATREEVERAARAARAHEFIQKLPQGYDTVLSEDGGSLSGGERQRLSIARAILKDAPIILLDEATSSVDASAEAEIQRAIDELVRHKTVVVIAHRLRTVRRAHQIVVLDQGRLAERGTHDELLKRDGLYASLWREQERAKGWHLGARERGAGPLPSKEIRGLDL
- a CDS encoding alpha/beta hydrolase yields the protein MAGIASIQRNAAEAARRRIEAAKVVTEKAVDKVKGAVERPVQTLSAFEGPKKLGAEKLTGEKTQAVAGALDGAPADPKARAGWWKGLSPTEQMQAISADPKKVGSMDGLPASVRDSANRVQLKNEVTQLNAEAKQAKADYLDNMSLGDKLRDALRPGSAKDDPPEKFLSKEKQHQLENANAVQKQLDRTAKEAGSAQLLVYDSAFVKGEGRAAIVAGNLDTAKHVSVSVPGLNSDVRGYMDNITSDALRLHKAAGTQRGEVATVAWMGYDAPGFQNVASDNAAENGAKLLASDVAGIRASREGNQPHVTVIGHSYGSTTASIAADKNNLQADDLVLIGSPGAGSAKSVKDYEPQLSNGHVWSGSASRDVVSWLNGSNLPGDPLGQDPSENKFGAKRFTAEAADRGDKSNMGDHSKYYNEGSESLENLADIVTGNYGGVDRAEHRYGKHDWFKGNRVIDPEGNRAVS
- a CDS encoding LytR/AlgR family response regulator transcription factor; its protein translation is MSAPLRALLVDDERLARTELRELLAPFPHVKVVGEADSVASALSRIEELQPQLLFLDVQMPGEGGFDLLARLPEHPFEVIFVTAYDAHALRAFEVNALDYLLKPVHPDRLARTLARLAEKESGKSAPAQSVSRHKLAESDLLFLEDGAKSRFVRVDHIVCLRGAGDYVELVTAEGRHSLSPRPLKDWEQRLPERTFARLHRSALVNLSFVERVDKSLSGGGEVFVRGLEEPLPLSRSHAAALRERFG
- a CDS encoding sensor histidine kinase — protein: MNPRPARSPTFWTLQFGGWGLYAVLLIITFLPMHMGEGKALPLVMAKGIRAVFGLGLTSVMRLAYQRLFPGTFQRQAVWAMATSALVGMVWVALAEVWAVLLYPQYSWVGNRMQFPRLALDYAVTLLGWSGLYFGIKHARAWQSERERALRADTLAQEARLASLRHQMHPHFLFNALTSVRALIGEDPVRARRMVTEMADFLRFSLQKGDFPHVPLEEELSMVRSYLSIESVRFEEKLDVSLSVMPGTERLTVPAFLIQPLVDNAVKHGLASGILPVRVRIHVTREQDLLRIQVDNTGTWAPRTRELGPQGTGTGLRNVRERLAQLFAERARLESSESDGWVHTVVELPAMEWTPVLSTEAA
- a CDS encoding pyridoxal phosphate-dependent aminotransferase, whose amino-acid sequence is MSHFLPTRRALLAGAAATTAGLALRPELSLAASTSRRPPSEDPVRLFSNENRYGPCEGALRAMRESLHLASRYASMDSIETLKRLIAEQEGVTPEHVVLTAGAFEALALIANNFSAGGGGVVCSERVYDVLPTFAARAGGKVESVPLDASMAHDLDAMEARVGTNTRLVSVCNPSNPTGTIVDPAKLRAFCDKVSPRATVLVDEVYIHYLESPSSQSMVDLVRAGKNVLITRSFSKVYGLAGMRVGYALGQPALIKQLHAMRGSLLSSVSTVAAIASLQDTAFVTRMRKLNGEARKVTTAALDEVGLKYVPGHANFLWIALNAKQLDLPARFAPHGIHLRMNPREAISPEVSALRLTLGTVEEMRTFGTLLRSMLKS